In the Chlorobium limicola DSM 245 genome, one interval contains:
- a CDS encoding ChaN family lipoprotein: MLYKILILLFVACFSFSAYGRDKAAFLLYDKAGKPVSYHKLLKKAKKSDVVLFGELHDNPVAHWLQLELSKDLHKTNRLIMGAEMFEADTRKALDEYLAGTIDAARLDSLVPLWPNHKTDYAPLVDFARDRRIRFIGTNIPKRFARLVHKSGGFAALDSLGSEEKGWIVPLPFHFDPELPQYRKILTMEDGHGTPGMVRAQAIKDATMAHFILLNHKPGHTFLHFNGAYHSDFHEGILFYLQRENGSLRYMTITTVEQDDVRHLEEKHRDRADFIICVDSDMTKTY, encoded by the coding sequence ATGTTATACAAGATTCTCATCCTGCTTTTCGTCGCGTGTTTCAGTTTCAGCGCGTACGGTCGAGATAAAGCGGCATTTTTGCTCTATGATAAAGCCGGTAAACCGGTGAGCTATCATAAGCTGCTCAAAAAAGCGAAGAAAAGCGACGTCGTACTGTTCGGGGAATTGCACGACAACCCTGTCGCACACTGGCTCCAGCTGGAGCTGAGCAAGGATCTGCACAAGACGAACAGGCTGATTATGGGTGCTGAAATGTTCGAAGCCGACACCCGGAAGGCGCTCGACGAGTATCTGGCCGGCACGATCGATGCAGCCAGGCTCGATTCCCTGGTTCCTCTCTGGCCCAACCATAAAACGGATTACGCTCCTCTGGTGGATTTCGCCAGGGATCGGCGGATACGGTTTATCGGAACGAATATCCCGAAAAGATTTGCTCGTCTGGTACATAAAAGCGGAGGCTTTGCCGCTCTGGACTCGCTCGGCAGCGAAGAAAAAGGGTGGATCGTGCCGTTGCCTTTTCATTTCGATCCTGAATTGCCGCAGTACCGGAAAATTCTGACGATGGAGGACGGACACGGTACTCCCGGGATGGTCAGGGCCCAGGCCATCAAAGACGCCACAATGGCGCATTTCATTCTGCTGAACCATAAACCCGGCCATACCTTTCTGCACTTCAACGGGGCCTACCATTCGGATTTTCATGAGGGAATCCTATTCTATTTACAGCGAGAGAATGGTTCGCTGCGGTATATGACCATTACCACGGTGGAACAGGATGATGTTCGGCATCTGGAAGAGAAGCACAGGGATCGCGCCGATTTCATAATATGCGTGGATAGCGATATGACGAAAACATACTGA
- a CDS encoding acetyl-CoA hydrolase/transferase family protein yields MNNESRILCKRLQDRIMSADQAASLVFSGANVGMSGFTGSGYPKAIPVALAERIEKANRDGQKFKIGVWTGASTAPELDGALARADGVELRLPYQSDPTCRKRINAGEMEYLDIHLSHVAQFVWFGFLGKLDIAVIEVTGILEDGRLIPSTSIGNNKTWLEQSDKVILEVNSFQDLRLEGMHDIYYGTNIPPHRQPIPLLRPHDRIGDPYLHCDPDKIIAVVETHSPDRNSDFAEPDENSRLIAGHILEFFEHEVKKGRLPKNLLPLQSGVGNIANAVMAGLNHGPFDNLTAYTEVLQDGMLDMIHSGKLVSASATAFSVSKTALEKFYAHLDEYRDKIVLRPQEISNHPEVIRRLGVIAMNGMIEADIFGNLNSTHVMGSSIMNGIGGSGDFARNAYISIFMTPSQAKNGQISCIVPMASHVDHTEHDVQIIVTEQGLADLRGLSPNQRARVIIENCAHPKFRPALHDYHKRAFDSSFGKHTPHLLDEALSWHHRYLSSGSM; encoded by the coding sequence ATGAACAACGAATCCCGCATTCTCTGCAAGCGATTGCAAGACAGAATCATGTCGGCCGATCAGGCCGCATCACTTGTTTTTTCAGGAGCCAATGTCGGCATGAGCGGCTTTACCGGCTCCGGTTATCCAAAGGCGATACCGGTTGCGCTCGCGGAACGGATCGAAAAGGCAAACAGGGATGGACAGAAATTCAAGATCGGTGTATGGACCGGTGCATCCACGGCTCCTGAACTGGATGGAGCCCTGGCCAGGGCTGACGGCGTGGAACTGCGCCTTCCGTACCAGTCCGATCCTACCTGCCGCAAACGCATCAACGCCGGCGAAATGGAATATCTCGATATTCACCTTTCCCATGTAGCCCAGTTCGTCTGGTTCGGATTTCTCGGGAAACTCGATATCGCCGTCATCGAAGTCACCGGCATTCTCGAAGACGGACGCCTGATTCCTTCAACGTCGATCGGCAACAATAAAACATGGCTTGAACAGTCGGACAAAGTCATCCTTGAAGTAAACTCCTTCCAGGATCTGCGTCTGGAAGGAATGCACGATATTTATTACGGAACCAATATTCCTCCGCATCGTCAGCCAATACCGCTGCTCAGGCCCCATGACCGGATCGGCGACCCATATTTGCACTGCGATCCTGACAAAATCATAGCCGTTGTCGAAACGCACAGCCCGGACAGGAATTCGGATTTTGCGGAACCCGATGAAAACTCCCGCTTGATTGCCGGCCATATCCTCGAGTTCTTCGAACATGAAGTGAAAAAAGGACGTCTTCCCAAAAACCTTTTACCGCTGCAATCGGGTGTCGGCAATATCGCCAATGCCGTCATGGCGGGACTGAATCATGGGCCATTCGATAACCTGACGGCCTATACCGAAGTGCTGCAGGACGGCATGCTCGATATGATCCATTCCGGAAAGTTGGTCTCTGCTTCAGCGACGGCATTCTCGGTGAGCAAAACCGCGCTTGAAAAATTTTATGCCCACCTCGATGAATACCGGGACAAGATAGTTCTTCGCCCCCAGGAAATCAGCAATCACCCGGAAGTCATCCGTCGCCTTGGGGTAATTGCCATGAACGGAATGATTGAAGCGGATATTTTCGGAAATCTCAATTCGACACATGTCATGGGCAGTTCCATCATGAACGGCATCGGAGGATCAGGCGATTTCGCACGCAATGCCTACATATCAATATTCATGACGCCCTCCCAGGCAAAAAACGGCCAGATATCATGTATTGTCCCCATGGCGTCCCATGTCGATCATACTGAACACGATGTTCAAATCATCGTGACAGAGCAGGGTCTGGCAGACCTGCGCGGGCTCTCTCCCAATCAGCGAGCAAGAGTCATCATTGAAAACTGTGCCCATCCGAAATTCAGGCCGGCCCTTCATGACTACCATAAACGTGCGTTTGACAGCTCTTTCGGAAAACATACCCCTCATCTGCTCGACGAAGCGTTAAGCTGGCATCATCGCTATCTGTCCAGCGGCAGCATGTAA
- a CDS encoding Hsp70 family protein codes for MALAFDFGTCNSVVARWNEALHAVETPELPNLGIRFPQPGSEPARVIPSVIHFAEDNGLLAGSQVGASGLVNHPGTFRWLKMDMLRTGGANRGRRVNGRVIYPRHAADELVDRILMFVRGYFGDIDEEIVLTVPVEAFDHYIDWLREAAIKRFPGGITFIDEATACMLGYSDEVLDGEAYCIVDFGGGTLDVSVVRTDLLRAGHAKCRLLGRAGEEIGGIMVDNWLLEHIQKEEGLADDDIASIGPSLLEAIEGAKIAISSGSEASSFTRYNDVTGRRIEVTLTADALKEVLEKKREPGRNSLYQYIIRTLDRALDQARDRAGMRKEELKGVFLVGGSSLLPGIGEKIREFFPLCDVHAGNPFEAIARGACRFSGGMFDQTLTHDYCLRSWNRELRDFELVPVVARGTPYPTGKPVCSKYIKAASDNQETLGLVIYERSSMIRPLISYVNGADGLRPVREGEREECRHKPLNPEDSEFIHAVPPCRSGERRFIAGFGVDGNRRLTLWLRDTEENNRSWIRLRDGSRLPLPVSDLPVVKL; via the coding sequence ATGGCCCTCGCTTTTGATTTCGGGACATGCAACAGCGTGGTCGCACGCTGGAACGAAGCCCTGCATGCCGTGGAAACTCCCGAACTGCCCAATCTCGGCATCAGGTTTCCGCAGCCGGGATCGGAACCCGCGCGGGTCATTCCCTCCGTCATTCATTTTGCGGAAGATAACGGGCTCCTTGCAGGCAGCCAGGTCGGCGCTTCAGGTCTTGTCAACCATCCGGGAACCTTCAGGTGGCTGAAAATGGATATGCTCCGCACCGGCGGGGCCAATCGCGGACGGCGCGTCAACGGCAGGGTTATCTACCCCCGCCATGCGGCGGACGAGCTCGTCGATCGCATCCTGATGTTCGTGCGCGGCTATTTCGGCGACATCGACGAGGAGATCGTGCTGACCGTTCCGGTCGAAGCCTTCGACCACTATATCGACTGGCTTCGCGAAGCGGCCATAAAACGGTTTCCGGGCGGAATCACCTTCATCGACGAGGCAACCGCCTGCATGCTCGGGTACAGCGATGAGGTGCTTGACGGCGAAGCTTACTGCATCGTGGATTTCGGCGGAGGCACTCTCGATGTTTCGGTCGTTCGTACCGATCTGCTGCGTGCCGGACATGCGAAATGCCGATTGCTTGGCCGGGCCGGCGAGGAGATCGGCGGCATCATGGTCGATAACTGGCTGCTGGAACATATCCAGAAAGAGGAGGGGCTCGCGGATGACGATATCGCTTCTATCGGCCCCTCACTGCTCGAAGCGATTGAGGGGGCGAAAATAGCCATCTCCAGCGGCAGCGAAGCGTCGTCGTTCACGCGCTATAACGACGTTACCGGCCGTCGCATCGAGGTCACCCTCACTGCCGACGCCCTGAAGGAGGTGCTCGAGAAAAAACGGGAGCCCGGCAGGAACAGTCTCTACCAGTACATCATCCGCACGCTCGACCGCGCCCTCGATCAGGCGCGCGATCGCGCCGGTATGCGCAAGGAGGAGCTCAAGGGGGTTTTTCTCGTGGGGGGCAGCAGCCTGCTGCCGGGCATCGGGGAGAAAATCCGGGAGTTTTTCCCCCTCTGCGACGTCCATGCCGGCAATCCGTTCGAAGCCATCGCCCGTGGCGCATGCCGCTTCTCCGGCGGGATGTTCGACCAGACGCTGACCCACGATTACTGCCTGCGGAGCTGGAACCGGGAACTCCGGGATTTCGAACTGGTTCCCGTCGTTGCGCGAGGTACTCCGTACCCGACCGGCAAACCGGTGTGCAGCAAGTACATCAAGGCCGCCTCGGACAACCAGGAGACGCTCGGGCTGGTCATTTATGAGCGCTCGTCGATGATCCGTCCATTGATCTCCTACGTCAACGGGGCCGACGGGCTCCGTCCGGTACGGGAAGGGGAGCGGGAGGAGTGCCGGCATAAGCCGCTCAATCCCGAAGACAGCGAGTTCATCCATGCCGTGCCGCCCTGCCGTTCGGGAGAGCGGCGCTTCATCGCAGGGTTCGGGGTGGACGGCAACCGCCGCCTCACGCTCTGGCTGCGGGATACGGAGGAGAACAACCGTTCCTGGATCCGGTTGCGCGACGGCTCGCGATTGCCGTTGCCGGTCAGTGATCTGCCGGTGGTGAAGCTGTGA